The window ATAATTATAATGGATTTTTAGTTAAAATAAAGAATGTGGAAGATTTAGCGTTAAAATTAGAAAAATTTATAAAATTATCTAAAAAAGAAAAAATTAGGTTAGGAAAAAATAGTAGAAATAAAGCTGAAAAAGAATTTGATGAAGAAATAATTATAAATAAATATAAAAATTTAATTAATAAATAAATAAAGGTGGGCACTATGTACAAAATAGCAGTGGCAGGAACTGGATATGTTGGACTTGTGGCAGGAGTTTGTTTTGCTGAAATGGGACATAAGGTTACTTGCGTAGATATTGATGAAGAAAAAGTTAAATTAATGGAAAGTGGAGTTTCTCCAATTTATGAAGCAGGTCTAGAAGAACTTATGCAAAAGAATTATAAAGAAGGAAGATTACATTATACAACGGACTACAAGTCAGCATATAAAAATGCTGATGCAATATTTATAGGAGTAGGAACACCTGAATTACCAAATGGGGCAGCTAATCTTTC of the Fusobacterium sp. JB019 genome contains:
- a CDS encoding 3-hydroxyacyl-CoA dehydrogenase NAD-binding domain-containing protein is translated as MYKIAVAGTGYVGLVAGVCFAEMGHKVTCVDIDEEKVKLMESGVSPIYEAGLEELMQKNYKEGRLHYTTDYKSAYKNADAIFIGVGTPELPNGAANLSYIATVARQIAENIEKDCLVVVKSTVPVGTNDKVEQFINDFLVNDVRVEVASNPE